One Symphalangus syndactylus isolate Jambi chromosome 10, NHGRI_mSymSyn1-v2.1_pri, whole genome shotgun sequence genomic region harbors:
- the PFKFB3 gene encoding 6-phosphofructo-2-kinase/fructose-2,6-bisphosphatase 3 isoform X8, with protein sequence MILPSSFQGISWIIHPKPWSHSSPLPSGVKELDIYGDSQPSPKRHCREACGPKLTNSPTVIVMVGLPARGKTYISKKLTRYLNWIGVPTKVFNVGEYRREAVKQYSSYNFFRPDNEEAMKVRKQCALAALRDVKSYLAKEGGQIAVFDATNTTRERRHMILHFAKENDFKAFFIESVCDDPTVVASNIMEVKISSPDYKDCNSAEAMDDFMKRISCYEASYQPLDPDKCDRDLSLIKVIDVGRRFLVNRVQDHIQSRIVYYLMNIHVQPRTIYLCRHGENEHNLQGRIGGDSGLSSRGKKFASALSKFVEEQNLKDLRVWTSQLKSTIQTAEALRLPYEQWKALNEIDAGVCEELTYEEIRDTYPEEYALREQDKYYYRYPTGESYQDLVQRLEPVIMELERQENVLVICHQAVLRCLLAYFLDKSAEEMPYLKCPLHTVLKLTPVAYGCRVESIYLNVESVSTHRERSEDAKKGPNPLMRRNSVTPLASPEPNKKPRINSFEEHVASTSAALPSCLPPEVPTQLPGQQHHK encoded by the exons CCTGTGGGCCAAAGCTGACCAACTCCCCCACTGTCATCGTCATGGTGGGCCTCCCTGCCCGGGGTAAGACCTACATCTCCAAGAAGCTGACTCGCTACCTCAACTGGATTGGCGTCCCCACAAAAG TGTTCAATGTCGGGGAGTATCGCCGGGAGGCTGTGAAGCAGTACAGCTCCTACAACTTCTTCCGCCCCGACAATGAGGAAGCCATGAAAGTCCGGAA GCAATGTGCCTTAGCTGCCTTGAGAGATGTCAAAAGCTACCTGGCGAAAGAAGGAGGACAAATTGCG GTTTTCGACGCCACCAATACTACTAGAGAGAGGAGACACATGATCCTTCATTTTGCCAAAGAAAATGACTTTAAG GCATTTTTCATCGAGTCCGTGTGCGATGACCCTACAGTTGTGGCCTCCAATATCATG GAAGTTAAAATCTCCAGCCCGGATTACAAAGACTGCAACTCGGCAGAAGCCATGGACGACTTCATGAAGAGGATCAGTTGCTATGAAGCCAGCTACCAGCCCCTCGACCCCGACAAATGCGACAG GGACTTGTCACTGATCAAGGTGATTGACGTGGGCCGGAGGTTCCTGGTGAACCGGGTGCAGGACCACATCCAGAGCCGCATCGTGTACTACCTGATGAACATCCACGTGCAGCCGCGCACCATCTACCTGTGCCGGCACGGCGAGAATGAGCACAACCTCCAGGGCCGCATCGGGGGCGACTCGGGCCTGTCCAGCCGGGGCAAGAAG TTTGCCAGCGCTCTGAGCAAGTTCGTGGAGGAGCAGAACCTGAAGGACCTGCGCGTGTGGACCAGCCAGCTGAAGAGCACCATCCAGACAGCTGAGGCGCTGCGGCTGCCCTACGAGCAGTGGAAGGCGCTCAATGAGATCGACGCG GGCGTCTGTGAGGAGCTGACCTACGAGGAGATCAGGGACACCTACCCCGAGGAGTATGCGCTGCGGGAGCAGGACAAGTACTACTACCGCTACCCCACCGGGGAG TCCTACCAGGACCTGGTCCAGCGCCTGGAGCCGGTGATCATGGAGCTGGAGCGGCAGGAGAACGTGCTGGTCATCTGCCACCAGGCCGTCCTGCGCTGCCTACTGGCCTACTTCCTGGATAAGAGCGCAG AGGAGATGCCCTACCTGAAATGCCCTCTTCACACTGTCCTGAAACTGACGCCTGTCGCTTATG GCTGTCGTGTGGAGTCCATCTACCTGAACGTGGAGTCCGTCAGCACGCACCGGGAGAGGTCAGAG GATGCAAAGAAGGGACCTAACCCGCTCATGAGACGCAATAGTGTCACCCCGCTAGCCAGCCCCGAGCCCAACAAAAAACCTCGCATCAACAGCTTTGAGGAGCATGTGGCCTCCACCTCGGCCGCCCTGCCCAGCTGCCTGCCCCCGGAGGTGCCCACACAGCTGCCTGGACAA
- the PFKFB3 gene encoding 6-phosphofructo-2-kinase/fructose-2,6-bisphosphatase 3 isoform X9: protein MILPSSFQGISWIIHPKPWSHSSPLPSGVKELDIYGDSQPSPKRHCREACGPKLTNSPTVIVMVGLPARGKTYISKKLTRYLNWIGVPTKVFNVGEYRREAVKQYSSYNFFRPDNEEAMKVRKQCALAALRDVKSYLAKEGGQIAVFDATNTTRERRHMILHFAKENDFKAFFIESVCDDPTVVASNIMEVKISSPDYKDCNSAEAMDDFMKRISCYEASYQPLDPDKCDRDLSLIKVIDVGRRFLVNRVQDHIQSRIVYYLMNIHVQPRTIYLCRHGENEHNLQGRIGGDSGLSSRGKKFASALSKFVEEQNLKDLRVWTSQLKSTIQTAEALRLPYEQWKALNEIDAGVCEELTYEEIRDTYPEEYALREQDKYYYRYPTGESYQDLVQRLEPVIMELERQENVLVICHQAVLRCLLAYFLDKSAEEMPYLKCPLHTVLKLTPVAYGCRVESIYLNVESVSTHRERSEDAKKGPNPLMRRNSVTPLASPEPNKKPRINSFEEHVASTSAALPSCLPPEVPTQLPGQHHK from the exons CCTGTGGGCCAAAGCTGACCAACTCCCCCACTGTCATCGTCATGGTGGGCCTCCCTGCCCGGGGTAAGACCTACATCTCCAAGAAGCTGACTCGCTACCTCAACTGGATTGGCGTCCCCACAAAAG TGTTCAATGTCGGGGAGTATCGCCGGGAGGCTGTGAAGCAGTACAGCTCCTACAACTTCTTCCGCCCCGACAATGAGGAAGCCATGAAAGTCCGGAA GCAATGTGCCTTAGCTGCCTTGAGAGATGTCAAAAGCTACCTGGCGAAAGAAGGAGGACAAATTGCG GTTTTCGACGCCACCAATACTACTAGAGAGAGGAGACACATGATCCTTCATTTTGCCAAAGAAAATGACTTTAAG GCATTTTTCATCGAGTCCGTGTGCGATGACCCTACAGTTGTGGCCTCCAATATCATG GAAGTTAAAATCTCCAGCCCGGATTACAAAGACTGCAACTCGGCAGAAGCCATGGACGACTTCATGAAGAGGATCAGTTGCTATGAAGCCAGCTACCAGCCCCTCGACCCCGACAAATGCGACAG GGACTTGTCACTGATCAAGGTGATTGACGTGGGCCGGAGGTTCCTGGTGAACCGGGTGCAGGACCACATCCAGAGCCGCATCGTGTACTACCTGATGAACATCCACGTGCAGCCGCGCACCATCTACCTGTGCCGGCACGGCGAGAATGAGCACAACCTCCAGGGCCGCATCGGGGGCGACTCGGGCCTGTCCAGCCGGGGCAAGAAG TTTGCCAGCGCTCTGAGCAAGTTCGTGGAGGAGCAGAACCTGAAGGACCTGCGCGTGTGGACCAGCCAGCTGAAGAGCACCATCCAGACAGCTGAGGCGCTGCGGCTGCCCTACGAGCAGTGGAAGGCGCTCAATGAGATCGACGCG GGCGTCTGTGAGGAGCTGACCTACGAGGAGATCAGGGACACCTACCCCGAGGAGTATGCGCTGCGGGAGCAGGACAAGTACTACTACCGCTACCCCACCGGGGAG TCCTACCAGGACCTGGTCCAGCGCCTGGAGCCGGTGATCATGGAGCTGGAGCGGCAGGAGAACGTGCTGGTCATCTGCCACCAGGCCGTCCTGCGCTGCCTACTGGCCTACTTCCTGGATAAGAGCGCAG AGGAGATGCCCTACCTGAAATGCCCTCTTCACACTGTCCTGAAACTGACGCCTGTCGCTTATG GCTGTCGTGTGGAGTCCATCTACCTGAACGTGGAGTCCGTCAGCACGCACCGGGAGAGGTCAGAG GATGCAAAGAAGGGACCTAACCCGCTCATGAGACGCAATAGTGTCACCCCGCTAGCCAGCCCCGAGCCCAACAAAAAACCTCGCATCAACAGCTTTGAGGAGCATGTGGCCTCCACCTCGGCCGCCCTGCCCAGCTGCCTGCCCCCGGAGGTGCCCACACAGCTGCCTGGACAA
- the PFKFB3 gene encoding 6-phosphofructo-2-kinase/fructose-2,6-bisphosphatase 3 isoform X14 — MPLELTQSRVQKIWVPVDHRPSLPRSCGPKLTNSPTVIVMVGLPARGKTYISKKLTRYLNWIGVPTKVFNVGEYRREAVKQYSSYNFFRPDNEEAMKVRKQCALAALRDVKSYLAKEGGQIAVFDATNTTRERRHMILHFAKENDFKAFFIESVCDDPTVVASNIMEVKISSPDYKDCNSAEAMDDFMKRISCYEASYQPLDPDKCDRDLSLIKVIDVGRRFLVNRVQDHIQSRIVYYLMNIHVQPRTIYLCRHGENEHNLQGRIGGDSGLSSRGKKFASALSKFVEEQNLKDLRVWTSQLKSTIQTAEALRLPYEQWKALNEIDAGVCEELTYEEIRDTYPEEYALREQDKYYYRYPTGESYQDLVQRLEPVIMELERQENVLVICHQAVLRCLLAYFLDKSAEEMPYLKCPLHTVLKLTPVAYGCRVESIYLNVESVSTHRERSEDAKKGPNPLMRRNSVTPLASPEPNKKPRINSFEEHVASTSAALPSCLPPEVPTQLPGQPLLGQACLT, encoded by the exons CCTGTGGGCCAAAGCTGACCAACTCCCCCACTGTCATCGTCATGGTGGGCCTCCCTGCCCGGGGTAAGACCTACATCTCCAAGAAGCTGACTCGCTACCTCAACTGGATTGGCGTCCCCACAAAAG TGTTCAATGTCGGGGAGTATCGCCGGGAGGCTGTGAAGCAGTACAGCTCCTACAACTTCTTCCGCCCCGACAATGAGGAAGCCATGAAAGTCCGGAA GCAATGTGCCTTAGCTGCCTTGAGAGATGTCAAAAGCTACCTGGCGAAAGAAGGAGGACAAATTGCG GTTTTCGACGCCACCAATACTACTAGAGAGAGGAGACACATGATCCTTCATTTTGCCAAAGAAAATGACTTTAAG GCATTTTTCATCGAGTCCGTGTGCGATGACCCTACAGTTGTGGCCTCCAATATCATG GAAGTTAAAATCTCCAGCCCGGATTACAAAGACTGCAACTCGGCAGAAGCCATGGACGACTTCATGAAGAGGATCAGTTGCTATGAAGCCAGCTACCAGCCCCTCGACCCCGACAAATGCGACAG GGACTTGTCACTGATCAAGGTGATTGACGTGGGCCGGAGGTTCCTGGTGAACCGGGTGCAGGACCACATCCAGAGCCGCATCGTGTACTACCTGATGAACATCCACGTGCAGCCGCGCACCATCTACCTGTGCCGGCACGGCGAGAATGAGCACAACCTCCAGGGCCGCATCGGGGGCGACTCGGGCCTGTCCAGCCGGGGCAAGAAG TTTGCCAGCGCTCTGAGCAAGTTCGTGGAGGAGCAGAACCTGAAGGACCTGCGCGTGTGGACCAGCCAGCTGAAGAGCACCATCCAGACAGCTGAGGCGCTGCGGCTGCCCTACGAGCAGTGGAAGGCGCTCAATGAGATCGACGCG GGCGTCTGTGAGGAGCTGACCTACGAGGAGATCAGGGACACCTACCCCGAGGAGTATGCGCTGCGGGAGCAGGACAAGTACTACTACCGCTACCCCACCGGGGAG TCCTACCAGGACCTGGTCCAGCGCCTGGAGCCGGTGATCATGGAGCTGGAGCGGCAGGAGAACGTGCTGGTCATCTGCCACCAGGCCGTCCTGCGCTGCCTACTGGCCTACTTCCTGGATAAGAGCGCAG AGGAGATGCCCTACCTGAAATGCCCTCTTCACACTGTCCTGAAACTGACGCCTGTCGCTTATG GCTGTCGTGTGGAGTCCATCTACCTGAACGTGGAGTCCGTCAGCACGCACCGGGAGAGGTCAGAG GATGCAAAGAAGGGACCTAACCCGCTCATGAGACGCAATAGTGTCACCCCGCTAGCCAGCCCCGAGCCCAACAAAAAACCTCGCATCAACAGCTTTGAGGAGCATGTGGCCTCCACCTCGGCCGCCCTGCCCAGCTGCCTGCCCCCGGAGGTGCCCACACAGCTGCCTGGACAA CCTTTGCTAGGGCAAGCCTGTCT
- the PFKFB3 gene encoding 6-phosphofructo-2-kinase/fructose-2,6-bisphosphatase 3 isoform X18, whose translation MPFRKACGPKLTNSPTVIVMVGLPARGKTYISKKLTRYLNWIGVPTKVFNVGEYRREAVKQYSSYNFFRPDNEEAMKVRKQCALAALRDVKSYLAKEGGQIAVFDATNTTRERRHMILHFAKENDFKAFFIESVCDDPTVVASNIMEVKISSPDYKDCNSAEAMDDFMKRISCYEASYQPLDPDKCDRDLSLIKVIDVGRRFLVNRVQDHIQSRIVYYLMNIHVQPRTIYLCRHGENEHNLQGRIGGDSGLSSRGKKFASALSKFVEEQNLKDLRVWTSQLKSTIQTAEALRLPYEQWKALNEIDAGVCEELTYEEIRDTYPEEYALREQDKYYYRYPTGESYQDLVQRLEPVIMELERQENVLVICHQAVLRCLLAYFLDKSAEEMPYLKCPLHTVLKLTPVAYGCRVESIYLNVESVSTHRERSEDAKKGPNPLMRRNSVTPLASPEPNKKPRINSFEEHVASTSAALPSCLPPEVPTQLPGQNVKGSRSSADSSRKH comes from the exons CCTGTGGGCCAAAGCTGACCAACTCCCCCACTGTCATCGTCATGGTGGGCCTCCCTGCCCGGGGTAAGACCTACATCTCCAAGAAGCTGACTCGCTACCTCAACTGGATTGGCGTCCCCACAAAAG TGTTCAATGTCGGGGAGTATCGCCGGGAGGCTGTGAAGCAGTACAGCTCCTACAACTTCTTCCGCCCCGACAATGAGGAAGCCATGAAAGTCCGGAA GCAATGTGCCTTAGCTGCCTTGAGAGATGTCAAAAGCTACCTGGCGAAAGAAGGAGGACAAATTGCG GTTTTCGACGCCACCAATACTACTAGAGAGAGGAGACACATGATCCTTCATTTTGCCAAAGAAAATGACTTTAAG GCATTTTTCATCGAGTCCGTGTGCGATGACCCTACAGTTGTGGCCTCCAATATCATG GAAGTTAAAATCTCCAGCCCGGATTACAAAGACTGCAACTCGGCAGAAGCCATGGACGACTTCATGAAGAGGATCAGTTGCTATGAAGCCAGCTACCAGCCCCTCGACCCCGACAAATGCGACAG GGACTTGTCACTGATCAAGGTGATTGACGTGGGCCGGAGGTTCCTGGTGAACCGGGTGCAGGACCACATCCAGAGCCGCATCGTGTACTACCTGATGAACATCCACGTGCAGCCGCGCACCATCTACCTGTGCCGGCACGGCGAGAATGAGCACAACCTCCAGGGCCGCATCGGGGGCGACTCGGGCCTGTCCAGCCGGGGCAAGAAG TTTGCCAGCGCTCTGAGCAAGTTCGTGGAGGAGCAGAACCTGAAGGACCTGCGCGTGTGGACCAGCCAGCTGAAGAGCACCATCCAGACAGCTGAGGCGCTGCGGCTGCCCTACGAGCAGTGGAAGGCGCTCAATGAGATCGACGCG GGCGTCTGTGAGGAGCTGACCTACGAGGAGATCAGGGACACCTACCCCGAGGAGTATGCGCTGCGGGAGCAGGACAAGTACTACTACCGCTACCCCACCGGGGAG TCCTACCAGGACCTGGTCCAGCGCCTGGAGCCGGTGATCATGGAGCTGGAGCGGCAGGAGAACGTGCTGGTCATCTGCCACCAGGCCGTCCTGCGCTGCCTACTGGCCTACTTCCTGGATAAGAGCGCAG AGGAGATGCCCTACCTGAAATGCCCTCTTCACACTGTCCTGAAACTGACGCCTGTCGCTTATG GCTGTCGTGTGGAGTCCATCTACCTGAACGTGGAGTCCGTCAGCACGCACCGGGAGAGGTCAGAG GATGCAAAGAAGGGACCTAACCCGCTCATGAGACGCAATAGTGTCACCCCGCTAGCCAGCCCCGAGCCCAACAAAAAACCTCGCATCAACAGCTTTGAGGAGCATGTGGCCTCCACCTCGGCCGCCCTGCCCAGCTGCCTGCCCCCGGAGGTGCCCACACAGCTGCCTGGACAA
- the PFKFB3 gene encoding 6-phosphofructo-2-kinase/fructose-2,6-bisphosphatase 3 isoform X17 produces the protein MPLELTQSRVQKIWVPVDHRPSLPRSCGPKLTNSPTVIVMVGLPARGKTYISKKLTRYLNWIGVPTKVFNVGEYRREAVKQYSSYNFFRPDNEEAMKVRKQCALAALRDVKSYLAKEGGQIAVFDATNTTRERRHMILHFAKENDFKAFFIESVCDDPTVVASNIMEVKISSPDYKDCNSAEAMDDFMKRISCYEASYQPLDPDKCDRDLSLIKVIDVGRRFLVNRVQDHIQSRIVYYLMNIHVQPRTIYLCRHGENEHNLQGRIGGDSGLSSRGKKFASALSKFVEEQNLKDLRVWTSQLKSTIQTAEALRLPYEQWKALNEIDAGVCEELTYEEIRDTYPEEYALREQDKYYYRYPTGESYQDLVQRLEPVIMELERQENVLVICHQAVLRCLLAYFLDKSAEEMPYLKCPLHTVLKLTPVAYGCRVESIYLNVESVSTHRERSEDAKKGPNPLMRRNSVTPLASPEPNKKPRINSFEEHVASTSAALPSCLPPEVPTQLPGQHHK, from the exons CCTGTGGGCCAAAGCTGACCAACTCCCCCACTGTCATCGTCATGGTGGGCCTCCCTGCCCGGGGTAAGACCTACATCTCCAAGAAGCTGACTCGCTACCTCAACTGGATTGGCGTCCCCACAAAAG TGTTCAATGTCGGGGAGTATCGCCGGGAGGCTGTGAAGCAGTACAGCTCCTACAACTTCTTCCGCCCCGACAATGAGGAAGCCATGAAAGTCCGGAA GCAATGTGCCTTAGCTGCCTTGAGAGATGTCAAAAGCTACCTGGCGAAAGAAGGAGGACAAATTGCG GTTTTCGACGCCACCAATACTACTAGAGAGAGGAGACACATGATCCTTCATTTTGCCAAAGAAAATGACTTTAAG GCATTTTTCATCGAGTCCGTGTGCGATGACCCTACAGTTGTGGCCTCCAATATCATG GAAGTTAAAATCTCCAGCCCGGATTACAAAGACTGCAACTCGGCAGAAGCCATGGACGACTTCATGAAGAGGATCAGTTGCTATGAAGCCAGCTACCAGCCCCTCGACCCCGACAAATGCGACAG GGACTTGTCACTGATCAAGGTGATTGACGTGGGCCGGAGGTTCCTGGTGAACCGGGTGCAGGACCACATCCAGAGCCGCATCGTGTACTACCTGATGAACATCCACGTGCAGCCGCGCACCATCTACCTGTGCCGGCACGGCGAGAATGAGCACAACCTCCAGGGCCGCATCGGGGGCGACTCGGGCCTGTCCAGCCGGGGCAAGAAG TTTGCCAGCGCTCTGAGCAAGTTCGTGGAGGAGCAGAACCTGAAGGACCTGCGCGTGTGGACCAGCCAGCTGAAGAGCACCATCCAGACAGCTGAGGCGCTGCGGCTGCCCTACGAGCAGTGGAAGGCGCTCAATGAGATCGACGCG GGCGTCTGTGAGGAGCTGACCTACGAGGAGATCAGGGACACCTACCCCGAGGAGTATGCGCTGCGGGAGCAGGACAAGTACTACTACCGCTACCCCACCGGGGAG TCCTACCAGGACCTGGTCCAGCGCCTGGAGCCGGTGATCATGGAGCTGGAGCGGCAGGAGAACGTGCTGGTCATCTGCCACCAGGCCGTCCTGCGCTGCCTACTGGCCTACTTCCTGGATAAGAGCGCAG AGGAGATGCCCTACCTGAAATGCCCTCTTCACACTGTCCTGAAACTGACGCCTGTCGCTTATG GCTGTCGTGTGGAGTCCATCTACCTGAACGTGGAGTCCGTCAGCACGCACCGGGAGAGGTCAGAG GATGCAAAGAAGGGACCTAACCCGCTCATGAGACGCAATAGTGTCACCCCGCTAGCCAGCCCCGAGCCCAACAAAAAACCTCGCATCAACAGCTTTGAGGAGCATGTGGCCTCCACCTCGGCCGCCCTGCCCAGCTGCCTGCCCCCGGAGGTGCCCACACAGCTGCCTGGACAA
- the PFKFB3 gene encoding 6-phosphofructo-2-kinase/fructose-2,6-bisphosphatase 3 isoform X11 — translation MPFRKACGPKLTNSPTVIVMVGLPARGKTYISKKLTRYLNWIGVPTKVFNVGEYRREAVKQYSSYNFFRPDNEEAMKVRKQCALAALRDVKSYLAKEGGQIAVFDATNTTRERRHMILHFAKENDFKAFFIESVCDDPTVVASNIMEVKISSPDYKDCNSAEAMDDFMKRISCYEASYQPLDPDKCDRDLSLIKVIDVGRRFLVNRVQDHIQSRIVYYLMNIHVQPRTIYLCRHGENEHNLQGRIGGDSGLSSRGKKFASALSKFVEEQNLKDLRVWTSQLKSTIQTAEALRLPYEQWKALNEIDAGVCEELTYEEIRDTYPEEYALREQDKYYYRYPTGESYQDLVQRLEPVIMELERQENVLVICHQAVLRCLLAYFLDKSAEEMPYLKCPLHTVLKLTPVAYGCRVESIYLNVESVSTHRERSEDAKKGPNPLMRRNSVTPLASPEPNKKPRINSFEEHVASTSAALPSCLPPEVPTQLPGQECSGPSSSKTTKRAVKKASAPESVSLEKKREIPLTTAL, via the exons CCTGTGGGCCAAAGCTGACCAACTCCCCCACTGTCATCGTCATGGTGGGCCTCCCTGCCCGGGGTAAGACCTACATCTCCAAGAAGCTGACTCGCTACCTCAACTGGATTGGCGTCCCCACAAAAG TGTTCAATGTCGGGGAGTATCGCCGGGAGGCTGTGAAGCAGTACAGCTCCTACAACTTCTTCCGCCCCGACAATGAGGAAGCCATGAAAGTCCGGAA GCAATGTGCCTTAGCTGCCTTGAGAGATGTCAAAAGCTACCTGGCGAAAGAAGGAGGACAAATTGCG GTTTTCGACGCCACCAATACTACTAGAGAGAGGAGACACATGATCCTTCATTTTGCCAAAGAAAATGACTTTAAG GCATTTTTCATCGAGTCCGTGTGCGATGACCCTACAGTTGTGGCCTCCAATATCATG GAAGTTAAAATCTCCAGCCCGGATTACAAAGACTGCAACTCGGCAGAAGCCATGGACGACTTCATGAAGAGGATCAGTTGCTATGAAGCCAGCTACCAGCCCCTCGACCCCGACAAATGCGACAG GGACTTGTCACTGATCAAGGTGATTGACGTGGGCCGGAGGTTCCTGGTGAACCGGGTGCAGGACCACATCCAGAGCCGCATCGTGTACTACCTGATGAACATCCACGTGCAGCCGCGCACCATCTACCTGTGCCGGCACGGCGAGAATGAGCACAACCTCCAGGGCCGCATCGGGGGCGACTCGGGCCTGTCCAGCCGGGGCAAGAAG TTTGCCAGCGCTCTGAGCAAGTTCGTGGAGGAGCAGAACCTGAAGGACCTGCGCGTGTGGACCAGCCAGCTGAAGAGCACCATCCAGACAGCTGAGGCGCTGCGGCTGCCCTACGAGCAGTGGAAGGCGCTCAATGAGATCGACGCG GGCGTCTGTGAGGAGCTGACCTACGAGGAGATCAGGGACACCTACCCCGAGGAGTATGCGCTGCGGGAGCAGGACAAGTACTACTACCGCTACCCCACCGGGGAG TCCTACCAGGACCTGGTCCAGCGCCTGGAGCCGGTGATCATGGAGCTGGAGCGGCAGGAGAACGTGCTGGTCATCTGCCACCAGGCCGTCCTGCGCTGCCTACTGGCCTACTTCCTGGATAAGAGCGCAG AGGAGATGCCCTACCTGAAATGCCCTCTTCACACTGTCCTGAAACTGACGCCTGTCGCTTATG GCTGTCGTGTGGAGTCCATCTACCTGAACGTGGAGTCCGTCAGCACGCACCGGGAGAGGTCAGAG GATGCAAAGAAGGGACCTAACCCGCTCATGAGACGCAATAGTGTCACCCCGCTAGCCAGCCCCGAGCCCAACAAAAAACCTCGCATCAACAGCTTTGAGGAGCATGTGGCCTCCACCTCGGCCGCCCTGCCCAGCTGCCTGCCCCCGGAGGTGCCCACACAGCTGCCTGGACAA
- the PFKFB3 gene encoding 6-phosphofructo-2-kinase/fructose-2,6-bisphosphatase 3 isoform X28 → MPFRKACGPKLTNSPTVIVMVGLPARGKTYISKKLTRYLNWIGVPTKVFNVGEYRREAVKQYSSYNFFRPDNEEAMKVRKQCALAALRDVKSYLAKEGGQIAVFDATNTTRERRHMILHFAKENDFKAFFIESVCDDPTVVASNIMEVKISSPDYKDCNSAEAMDDFMKRISCYEASYQPLDPDKCDRDLSLIKVIDVGRRFLVNRVQDHIQSRIVYYLMNIHVQPRTIYLCRHGENEHNLQGRIGGDSGLSSRGKKFASALSKFVEEQNLKDLRVWTSQLKSTIQTAEALRLPYEQWKALNEIDAGVCEELTYEEIRDTYPEEYALREQDKYYYRYPTGESYQDLVQRLEPVIMELERQENVLVICHQAVLRCLLAYFLDKSAEEMPYLKCPLHTVLKLTPVAYGCRVESIYLNVESVSTHRERSENVKGSRSSADSSRKH, encoded by the exons CCTGTGGGCCAAAGCTGACCAACTCCCCCACTGTCATCGTCATGGTGGGCCTCCCTGCCCGGGGTAAGACCTACATCTCCAAGAAGCTGACTCGCTACCTCAACTGGATTGGCGTCCCCACAAAAG TGTTCAATGTCGGGGAGTATCGCCGGGAGGCTGTGAAGCAGTACAGCTCCTACAACTTCTTCCGCCCCGACAATGAGGAAGCCATGAAAGTCCGGAA GCAATGTGCCTTAGCTGCCTTGAGAGATGTCAAAAGCTACCTGGCGAAAGAAGGAGGACAAATTGCG GTTTTCGACGCCACCAATACTACTAGAGAGAGGAGACACATGATCCTTCATTTTGCCAAAGAAAATGACTTTAAG GCATTTTTCATCGAGTCCGTGTGCGATGACCCTACAGTTGTGGCCTCCAATATCATG GAAGTTAAAATCTCCAGCCCGGATTACAAAGACTGCAACTCGGCAGAAGCCATGGACGACTTCATGAAGAGGATCAGTTGCTATGAAGCCAGCTACCAGCCCCTCGACCCCGACAAATGCGACAG GGACTTGTCACTGATCAAGGTGATTGACGTGGGCCGGAGGTTCCTGGTGAACCGGGTGCAGGACCACATCCAGAGCCGCATCGTGTACTACCTGATGAACATCCACGTGCAGCCGCGCACCATCTACCTGTGCCGGCACGGCGAGAATGAGCACAACCTCCAGGGCCGCATCGGGGGCGACTCGGGCCTGTCCAGCCGGGGCAAGAAG TTTGCCAGCGCTCTGAGCAAGTTCGTGGAGGAGCAGAACCTGAAGGACCTGCGCGTGTGGACCAGCCAGCTGAAGAGCACCATCCAGACAGCTGAGGCGCTGCGGCTGCCCTACGAGCAGTGGAAGGCGCTCAATGAGATCGACGCG GGCGTCTGTGAGGAGCTGACCTACGAGGAGATCAGGGACACCTACCCCGAGGAGTATGCGCTGCGGGAGCAGGACAAGTACTACTACCGCTACCCCACCGGGGAG TCCTACCAGGACCTGGTCCAGCGCCTGGAGCCGGTGATCATGGAGCTGGAGCGGCAGGAGAACGTGCTGGTCATCTGCCACCAGGCCGTCCTGCGCTGCCTACTGGCCTACTTCCTGGATAAGAGCGCAG AGGAGATGCCCTACCTGAAATGCCCTCTTCACACTGTCCTGAAACTGACGCCTGTCGCTTATG GCTGTCGTGTGGAGTCCATCTACCTGAACGTGGAGTCCGTCAGCACGCACCGGGAGAGGTCAGAG